The Elusimicrobiaceae bacterium genome contains a region encoding:
- a CDS encoding outer membrane beta-barrel protein, whose product QLMPKTQLQAGYTFAQVKYKDNTRNNSNIHKVDGGLMGQVAPKVTGEIIAGVQFRDYSNNFNTASNKATTFSYGITLAWTPGVNSTLTLKGIRDNIESIYVNSRYYTSTLTDLEFEHKFGKLVGNMSIGYENARYPEITTGYTDKRSDDYLHVSADLDYNIQKWLKVGAGYMFRNRSSNENTYNYDDHQVACQIKATF is encoded by the coding sequence TCAACTGATGCCGAAAACCCAGCTGCAGGCCGGATATACGTTCGCGCAGGTGAAATACAAAGACAATACCAGAAACAACTCCAACATTCATAAAGTGGACGGTGGCCTTATGGGGCAAGTCGCGCCCAAAGTGACCGGAGAAATAATAGCCGGAGTACAGTTCCGGGATTACTCGAACAACTTTAACACCGCATCCAACAAAGCCACGACTTTCTCCTATGGAATTACGCTGGCCTGGACTCCGGGAGTCAATTCGACGCTTACGCTTAAAGGAATCCGGGACAATATCGAATCCATTTATGTGAACAGCCGCTACTACACCTCCACGCTCACCGATCTGGAATTCGAGCATAAGTTCGGCAAGCTGGTCGGCAACATGAGCATCGGCTACGAAAACGCGCGCTATCCCGAAATCACCACCGGTTACACCGACAAACGCAGCGACGATTATCTGCATGTGTCAGCCGATCTGGACTACAATATCCAGAAATGGCTTAAAGTCGGCGCGGGTTATATGTTCAGAAACCGCTCCTCCAACGAAAACACATATAACTACGACGATCACCAGGTCGCCTGCCAGATCAAAGCTACCTTTTAA
- a CDS encoding SIS domain-containing protein: protein MHSAIRHTEELIELLTKVKTELADEIETLARKMSETLKTGGKIVTMGNGGSAADAQHIAAEFVGRYKLNRRAMPALALNVNTSAITAIGNDFGYDEVFARQIEAFAQQGDLVLAISTSGNSANIIKAVTAARARQCYIAGLLGGSGGKLKELVDLPIVIPSGNTPRIQECHIHIAHIACEIAERENAS, encoded by the coding sequence ATGCACAGCGCAATCCGCCATACAGAAGAACTTATCGAACTGCTGACTAAAGTCAAAACAGAACTGGCTGATGAAATTGAGACACTCGCCCGGAAAATGTCGGAAACCCTGAAAACCGGCGGCAAAATCGTCACCATGGGCAACGGCGGCAGCGCGGCCGACGCGCAGCATATCGCGGCCGAATTCGTCGGCCGGTATAAACTGAACAGGCGGGCAATGCCCGCGCTGGCTCTCAATGTAAACACTTCCGCCATAACCGCGATAGGCAACGATTTCGGCTATGACGAGGTTTTCGCCCGCCAGATCGAGGCGTTCGCGCAGCAGGGCGATCTGGTGCTTGCCATATCCACCTCCGGCAACAGCGCGAACATAATAAAAGCCGTAACGGCGGCGCGCGCGCGCCAGTGCTATATAGCGGGCCTGCTGGGCGGATCCGGCGGCAAGCTCAAGGAACTGGTTGACCTGCCGATTGTCATCCCTTCCGGCAACACGCCCCGCATACAGGAATGCCATATTCATATCGCGCATATCGCATGCGAAATAGCCGAGCGGGAAAACGCCTCCTGA
- a CDS encoding polysaccharide export protein, producing the protein MSKRFSLSVCLTLLIAGCAPAQPKITARTAAAEVAVSTQTATDKLDETALLSVIDKFDQTTNYEIQPGDLLEITIYQEPEMNRTVRVSGQGTVNIPLAGNTAIGGITVPKAEELLSEKLSQYLKFPQVSVLIKEYSNKQVYVLGEVKKPGSIELPMERKLSVLEAITLSGGFTEIAAQDRTRILRKKNGKSEFISVQISRITKEGDKNADILLEPSDVVFVPQSFF; encoded by the coding sequence ATGTCAAAGAGATTCAGTTTATCCGTATGTCTTACCCTGTTAATCGCGGGTTGCGCGCCAGCGCAACCGAAAATAACGGCCCGAACCGCTGCGGCGGAGGTCGCCGTATCCACTCAAACCGCCACCGACAAACTGGATGAAACGGCGCTGCTTTCGGTAATAGACAAATTCGACCAGACCACCAATTACGAAATCCAGCCCGGAGATCTGCTTGAAATAACGATCTATCAGGAGCCGGAGATGAACCGCACCGTCCGCGTGAGCGGACAGGGCACCGTCAACATCCCTCTGGCCGGCAACACCGCAATCGGCGGGATCACTGTGCCGAAAGCCGAAGAGCTGCTGTCCGAAAAACTCAGCCAGTACCTGAAGTTTCCGCAGGTAAGCGTACTGATCAAGGAATATTCGAACAAACAGGTATATGTGCTGGGCGAGGTGAAAAAACCCGGCTCCATAGAACTGCCGATGGAACGGAAACTGAGCGTGCTGGAAGCGATCACCCTGTCCGGCGGGTTCACGGAAATAGCCGCGCAGGACCGCACCCGGATCCTGCGCAAGAAAAACGGGAAAAGCGAATTCATCAGCGTGCAGATTTCACGAATAACCAAGGAAGGCGATAAAAACGCCGATATTCTGCTGGAACCGAGCGATGTCGTTTTCGTGCCGCAAAGTTTCTTTTAA
- a CDS encoding polysaccharide biosynthesis tyrosine autokinase — translation MTEQENLQEIDFLYYGETLLRRRWILLSCWAAVVLLVLLVTVRTRPVYQASSLIVIEREKNSGATIQSGPMVERDNLDYYQTQYKLLQSRTLLTKVYDALKLGQYEDFAEPNGIEKLYRAITISPVQKSRLVYIRASSHEPKLAASISNTLSNTYIQGNMSNQLFMSQDVLKALQEQEGTKSSSELFDSLPAVVNNPLIQELKKERANRQSEIASLSGRYTKAHPTVVSLQANLDSISRQIEQEIKRIITSLKIDLSGQLLSNNIRMIDPAIVPLKPSKPKKLLNLVIGVITGFIFGVLVVFIVEAIDQTIRTQDDVETKLKIPFLTLLPIDEAHKSTQTKTPAYHTLLAKDQSLTSEAVRNLRTMIDFAEVTEPNKSFLVTSSMQGEGKSYVCANIAFSIAQAGEKVLIIDGDLRRSNIHKLFRISNAKGVSDFLARGRDALELRELVQKSELENLDILPCGPRPPNPAELLNTPRVSALIDWAMCNYDRVIIDCPPVFPISDIMLWGKYIGRCIFIVRHGETRVKLIQNALGQLEKTGVKMLGAVVNMSKLGGLSYSYYGSYYKYKYNYNYQADSDSSDKKEET, via the coding sequence ATGACTGAACAGGAAAATTTGCAGGAAATAGATTTTCTTTATTACGGCGAAACTTTATTGCGCCGCAGGTGGATTCTGCTGTCTTGCTGGGCGGCGGTCGTTCTGCTGGTTCTGCTGGTAACGGTAAGAACACGGCCCGTCTATCAGGCCTCCAGCCTCATTGTAATTGAACGGGAGAAAAATTCCGGCGCGACAATTCAATCCGGCCCGATGGTGGAGCGCGACAATCTGGACTATTACCAGACGCAATACAAGCTCCTGCAAAGCCGCACTCTCCTGACAAAAGTTTATGACGCCTTGAAGCTGGGCCAATATGAGGATTTTGCCGAACCGAACGGAATTGAAAAGCTGTACCGCGCGATAACCATCTCGCCCGTTCAGAAAAGCCGGCTTGTGTACATACGGGCCAGTTCGCACGAGCCGAAACTGGCCGCCAGCATTTCAAACACGTTAAGCAACACCTACATACAGGGCAACATGAGCAACCAGCTGTTCATGTCGCAGGACGTGCTGAAGGCGCTGCAGGAACAGGAAGGCACAAAATCCTCGTCCGAATTATTCGATTCCCTGCCGGCCGTGGTGAACAATCCGCTTATACAGGAACTGAAGAAGGAGCGGGCGAACCGGCAGTCTGAAATAGCGTCTTTGTCGGGCCGCTACACGAAAGCGCATCCGACGGTGGTATCGCTGCAGGCCAATCTCGATTCCATCAGCCGCCAGATCGAACAGGAAATCAAACGCATAATCACCAGCCTGAAAATAGACCTGTCGGGCCAATTGCTCAGCAACAATATCCGCATGATTGATCCGGCCATAGTGCCGCTCAAACCCAGCAAACCGAAAAAGCTGCTTAATCTGGTTATCGGTGTCATAACCGGGTTCATTTTCGGGGTGCTGGTGGTGTTTATAGTCGAGGCGATAGACCAGACCATCCGCACTCAGGACGACGTGGAAACCAAACTGAAAATACCGTTTCTCACGCTGCTGCCCATAGACGAAGCCCACAAAAGCACCCAGACGAAAACACCCGCCTATCACACTTTGCTGGCGAAAGACCAGTCGCTCACCAGCGAAGCGGTGCGCAACCTGCGCACGATGATAGATTTCGCGGAAGTGACCGAACCGAACAAATCTTTTCTGGTAACCAGTTCCATGCAGGGCGAAGGGAAAAGCTATGTCTGCGCCAACATAGCGTTTTCAATCGCGCAGGCGGGTGAAAAAGTGTTGATAATAGACGGCGATCTGCGCCGTTCCAATATCCACAAGCTGTTCCGGATCTCCAACGCAAAAGGCGTAAGCGATTTTCTGGCGCGCGGGCGCGACGCACTGGAACTGCGGGAGCTGGTGCAGAAATCCGAACTGGAAAATCTTGATATCCTGCCCTGCGGGCCCCGGCCGCCCAACCCGGCGGAACTGCTCAATACCCCGCGGGTGTCCGCGCTGATTGACTGGGCCATGTGCAATTACGACCGGGTGATAATAGACTGTCCGCCGGTGTTTCCGATAAGCGACATCATGCTCTGGGGCAAATACATCGGCCGCTGCATCTTCATCGTGCGGCATGGCGAAACGCGCGTCAAACTGATCCAGAACGCGCTGGGCCAGCTTGAAAAAACCGGAGTGAAAATGCTGGGCGCGGTGGTGAACATGTCAAAACTGGGCGGTCTGTCCTACTCTTATTACGGCAGCTATTACAAATACAAGTACAATTACAATTATCAGGCCGACAGCGACTCTTCCGACAAAAAAGAGGAAACCTGA
- a CDS encoding sugar phosphate nucleotidyltransferase: MPQQTTIAAVILAGGYGTRLWPLSRRNRPKQFIRFDGELSLFGNTLARAAALTDRITVVTALELKQLTSAELQGENGVQVLLEPVGRQTAPSAGLAALSYLIAGSDPILLIMPADHHIRNTRDFTAAMRNAVALAERENALVCAGKKAVSPETGFGYLRAEPGGRITRFVEKPPRTQAEEFVKTGQYRWNTGIFAVRASVLLDEIKTRLPEVYSVLEKIKTASRASLLNTEAVARMFGKMPAVSIDAGLMQHNPRAFAVEAQFDWNDVGSWQGVYEISAKDRAGNAALGDVRHNGCTDCLLISESGLLAAQGLAGMALIQTADATLACPLSQTQAVREITRELAEQNRPELDFPSDGAAHD, encoded by the coding sequence GTGCCACAACAAACCACTATCGCGGCGGTCATACTGGCGGGCGGATACGGAACGCGGCTGTGGCCGCTGAGCCGGCGCAACCGTCCGAAGCAGTTTATCCGGTTCGACGGAGAACTCAGCCTGTTCGGCAACACCCTGGCCCGCGCGGCGGCTCTCACCGACAGGATTACCGTAGTCACCGCGCTTGAGTTAAAGCAACTCACATCCGCCGAACTGCAGGGCGAAAACGGAGTGCAAGTGCTGCTGGAACCCGTCGGCAGGCAGACCGCACCGTCGGCGGGACTGGCGGCACTGTCATATCTGATAGCCGGATCTGATCCGATACTGCTTATTATGCCGGCGGACCACCATATCCGCAACACCCGGGATTTTACAGCCGCCATGCGTAACGCCGTTGCGCTTGCCGAAAGAGAGAACGCGCTAGTCTGCGCAGGCAAAAAAGCCGTTTCGCCCGAAACCGGCTTCGGCTACCTGCGGGCCGAACCCGGCGGCCGAATCACTCGGTTTGTGGAAAAACCGCCGCGGACTCAGGCGGAGGAATTCGTCAAAACCGGGCAGTATCGCTGGAACACGGGCATTTTCGCGGTTCGTGCTTCGGTTTTGCTTGACGAGATAAAAACCCGCCTGCCGGAAGTTTATTCCGTGCTTGAAAAAATAAAAACGGCATCGCGGGCCAGCCTGCTCAATACCGAAGCGGTGGCGCGGATGTTCGGGAAAATGCCGGCGGTTTCAATAGACGCCGGCCTGATGCAGCACAATCCGCGCGCGTTCGCCGTGGAAGCGCAGTTCGACTGGAACGACGTAGGCTCCTGGCAGGGCGTATACGAAATCAGCGCGAAAGACCGCGCCGGCAACGCCGCACTGGGCGACGTGCGGCACAACGGCTGCACCGATTGTCTTTTAATTTCGGAATCCGGCCTTTTAGCCGCGCAAGGGCTTGCCGGGATGGCCTTAATCCAAACGGCGGACGCGACTCTGGCATGCCCGTTGAGCCAGACGCAGGCGGTACGCGAAATCACACGGGAACTCGCCGAGCAAAACCGCCCGGAACTGGATTTCCCGTCAGACGGAGCTGCTCATGACTGA
- the galE gene encoding UDP-glucose 4-epimerase GalE, producing the protein MTDNWILVAGGAGYIGSHVAKELTRHGVQTLTLDNFVRGHRELARWGAVEECDLADKTRLREIFEKYRIAAVFHLCAFTYVGESGQNPAMYYENNVGNTINLLNAMAEGGVQRFVFSSTCSTYGEPLEIPITETHPQNPVNVYARTKLMVETMLKDYERAYGMKHVNLRYFNAAGADEAAETGEWHEPETHLIPLILDAAAGLRKEITIFGTDYPTPDGTCVRDYIHVTDLARAHLLALDYLEKGGASDAFNLGNGKGFSVREVIKATEKVTGRTIAVKETGRRAGDPARLIGSSAKAKKMLGWEPRYPELEKIIETAWRWHRKFNKK; encoded by the coding sequence ATGACTGACAACTGGATTTTAGTGGCCGGAGGCGCGGGCTATATCGGCTCGCATGTGGCGAAAGAACTGACAAGACACGGGGTTCAGACGCTTACGCTAGACAATTTCGTGCGCGGCCACCGCGAACTGGCCAGATGGGGCGCCGTTGAGGAATGTGATCTCGCCGACAAAACACGCCTGCGCGAAATTTTTGAAAAATACCGCATTGCCGCGGTTTTCCACCTGTGCGCGTTCACCTATGTGGGCGAGAGCGGGCAGAACCCCGCCATGTACTACGAAAACAACGTGGGCAACACCATCAACCTGCTCAACGCGATGGCGGAAGGGGGAGTGCAACGTTTTGTTTTTTCGTCCACCTGCTCGACTTACGGCGAACCGCTTGAAATTCCCATTACGGAAACCCATCCGCAGAACCCCGTCAACGTGTACGCGCGCACGAAACTGATGGTGGAAACCATGCTCAAGGATTACGAGCGAGCCTACGGCATGAAACACGTCAATCTGCGCTACTTCAACGCCGCCGGCGCCGACGAAGCCGCCGAAACCGGCGAGTGGCACGAACCGGAAACCCACCTTATCCCGCTTATTCTTGACGCGGCGGCGGGTCTGCGCAAAGAAATCACCATTTTCGGAACCGACTACCCCACACCCGACGGCACCTGCGTGCGCGACTATATCCACGTCACCGACCTCGCGCGAGCGCACCTGCTTGCGCTAGATTACCTTGAGAAGGGGGGAGCAAGCGACGCGTTCAACCTGGGCAACGGCAAAGGTTTTTCAGTGCGCGAAGTTATCAAGGCCACCGAAAAAGTGACCGGCAGAACCATTGCCGTAAAGGAAACCGGGCGGCGCGCGGGCGATCCCGCCCGACTGATCGGCAGCAGCGCAAAAGCCAAAAAAATGCTCGGCTGGGAACCGCGCTACCCGGAACTGGAAAAAATCATCGAAACCGCCTGGCGCTGGCACCGGAAATTTAACAAGAAATGA
- a CDS encoding glycosyltransferase: MNRLLLIGPDFYGYTNNIAAVFKSNGWTVTAIQVKLKTGSFYRRQDAQSISAYNLQVTETARSGRFDHIIVVKGEHLFESTLKHLKQAGTSVFLFLQDSCRGSITGHYLKYFDKILTFEDTDTKYLKSLGYNAIFFGAAVSPDIYYPQPDIIKDIDICFVGHFSEGREDILWAIINQFRNFKIAIGGHYLGRHPKYYPRWIKYYLQGGHKYFLNRDMTPSEVCNLYNRTKICLNLIHTQSVEGFNPRLLEIAATKSFQLCSANAILEREYKRIGVDIFHSNAEMYEKIEFYLNNSKESEKLADLSYKIALENTYNKKITLLT; encoded by the coding sequence ATGAACAGATTACTTCTTATCGGTCCTGATTTTTATGGGTATACAAACAACATTGCCGCTGTTTTTAAATCAAACGGATGGACAGTAACCGCCATACAGGTTAAACTCAAAACCGGCTCGTTTTACCGCCGGCAGGATGCGCAGTCAATATCCGCATATAATCTGCAAGTTACTGAAACTGCGCGGTCCGGCCGGTTCGATCACATTATTGTAGTCAAAGGCGAACATTTATTTGAAAGTACCCTTAAACATTTAAAACAAGCAGGAACAAGCGTTTTTTTGTTTTTGCAGGATTCCTGCCGCGGGTCAATCACCGGGCATTATTTAAAGTATTTTGACAAAATACTGACTTTTGAAGATACCGACACAAAATACCTGAAAAGTCTCGGATACAACGCCATATTTTTCGGGGCCGCAGTATCCCCTGATATCTATTACCCGCAGCCGGATATAATAAAAGATATCGATATTTGCTTCGTAGGGCATTTTTCCGAAGGACGTGAAGATATTCTATGGGCCATTATAAACCAGTTTCGGAATTTTAAGATCGCCATTGGCGGGCATTATTTAGGCAGACATCCCAAGTATTACCCCCGCTGGATAAAATACTATCTGCAAGGCGGGCATAAATACTTTTTGAACCGCGATATGACGCCTTCTGAAGTTTGCAATTTATATAACCGGACAAAGATTTGTCTCAACCTTATTCACACACAAAGCGTCGAAGGCTTTAACCCGAGGCTTTTGGAAATTGCAGCAACAAAATCTTTTCAATTATGTTCTGCTAACGCAATTCTTGAACGCGAATACAAAAGAATAGGTGTTGATATATTTCACAGCAATGCCGAAATGTATGAAAAAATTGAATTCTACCTTAACAATTCAAAAGAAAGTGAAAAATTAGCAGACCTCTCATATAAAATTGCATTGGAAAACACCTATAACAAAAAAATCACACTTCTAACATGA
- a CDS encoding methyltransferase domain-containing protein has translation MSKPFVEHRGGGKTSLKFESMASRWDSEWASSQNHSLEKLAENISWSYIKKYIDTNGRILEAGCGLAKWVAFLEQNGYEAYGLDYSSVAIENSLKIWPQLRLTHGDLRTTPYESNFFSGIVSFGAIEHDINGPEKMLVELYRILKSGGIMFCTVPCMNYFRRTGWMAAKDWLVCNPFIRRLFGRNPDDIQFYEYVFTPRQYKTALEQAGFTIVALFPLTPNINRSDGWLKKTIISVIHKHCPWCTTHMMGAICRK, from the coding sequence ATGAGCAAACCATTTGTTGAACACCGTGGAGGAGGCAAAACTAGTTTAAAGTTTGAGAGCATGGCAAGCAGATGGGATTCTGAATGGGCTTCGTCACAGAATCATTCTTTAGAAAAATTAGCGGAAAACATCAGTTGGTCGTATATAAAAAAATACATTGACACAAACGGACGAATTTTAGAAGCCGGATGCGGGCTTGCGAAATGGGTGGCGTTTTTGGAACAAAATGGTTATGAGGCATATGGTCTGGACTATTCTTCCGTTGCAATAGAAAATTCTCTCAAAATATGGCCGCAATTGCGATTAACACATGGAGATTTAAGGACTACCCCATACGAAAGTAACTTTTTTTCGGGTATAGTCAGTTTTGGAGCAATCGAACACGATATAAACGGACCTGAAAAAATGTTAGTGGAACTTTATAGAATACTAAAATCTGGTGGAATAATGTTTTGCACTGTGCCTTGCATGAACTATTTTCGCAGAACCGGATGGATGGCGGCAAAAGACTGGCTTGTCTGCAACCCTTTCATTCGGAGATTATTTGGGCGAAATCCTGATGATATCCAATTTTATGAGTATGTATTTACACCCCGGCAGTATAAAACCGCACTGGAACAAGCAGGATTTACAATAGTAGCGTTATTTCCCTTAACACCTAATATTAACAGAAGTGATGGATGGTTAAAAAAAACCATCATTTCCGTAATTCATAAACACTGCCCGTGGTGCACAACTCACATGATGGGCGCGATTTGCAGAAAATAA
- a CDS encoding glycosyltransferase family 4 protein — translation MQPLILHIAGFAPAYGGNFIASLAVVRENCKNNGRDFALILPQEAQERPWCKDLISKGWDIHFITRKSIVGNVYQLIKICTRKKPKILHTHFTEFDIAAWLTAHIISLAQRRTIRTIWHIHSDFPIQNTFLRKLKDLIKFRAMGRSAYIIIVSNHLKNRPLAAGFNKNRIFVVANGISFDRLYNPQNKTSIFKKLGLKKDTTVLMFGWHPFIKGVDIALSAFEIVQKTRPDISLVIVGLDKTKTELARRYTKYPAWLYLIPPTQNVTEYFANANIFLSASRREGFPYSVAEAIACGCLIISSNIPALEWMKNNINCLWHEPENTHELASNILSYMALHGEDTIIKIVKPNIDFIKERYSAERYARNLVKIYNDITFKQI, via the coding sequence ATGCAACCCTTAATACTCCATATCGCAGGATTTGCACCCGCATACGGAGGAAATTTCATTGCCTCTTTGGCGGTGGTTCGGGAGAACTGCAAAAACAATGGGCGGGATTTCGCACTTATATTACCACAAGAAGCGCAGGAGCGGCCTTGGTGCAAAGATTTGATATCAAAAGGCTGGGATATACATTTCATTACCAGGAAATCTATTGTTGGAAATGTTTACCAGCTAATAAAAATTTGTACGAGAAAAAAACCTAAAATATTGCATACACATTTCACCGAGTTCGATATAGCCGCATGGTTGACTGCGCACATTATTAGCCTTGCCCAACGGAGAACAATTAGAACAATATGGCATATTCACTCAGATTTTCCGATCCAGAATACTTTCCTAAGAAAGCTCAAGGATCTCATTAAGTTCAGGGCTATGGGCAGGTCGGCTTATATCATTATAGTAAGCAATCATTTGAAGAATCGGCCGTTAGCAGCCGGATTTAATAAAAATAGAATATTTGTTGTAGCAAACGGCATAAGCTTTGACAGATTATACAATCCCCAAAATAAGACAAGTATATTTAAAAAGCTGGGGCTAAAAAAGGATACTACTGTACTTATGTTCGGCTGGCATCCTTTTATTAAAGGAGTGGATATAGCGCTCTCCGCTTTCGAAATTGTGCAAAAAACAAGACCGGATATCTCACTGGTAATTGTAGGCCTGGATAAAACAAAAACCGAACTCGCGCGCAGATACACCAAATACCCTGCATGGTTATATTTAATACCACCCACGCAAAACGTAACGGAATATTTTGCAAATGCCAATATATTTCTTTCTGCCAGCAGACGTGAAGGGTTTCCATATTCAGTTGCGGAGGCCATTGCCTGTGGCTGCTTGATAATTTCCAGTAATATTCCCGCATTGGAATGGATGAAAAATAATATTAACTGTTTATGGCATGAACCTGAAAATACGCATGAATTGGCAAGCAATATTCTTTCCTATATGGCACTACATGGTGAAGATACAATAATTAAAATTGTCAAACCAAACATAGATTTTATAAAAGAAAGGTATTCAGCAGAAAGATACGCTCGAAACCTTGTGAAAATATATAACGATATAACTTTCAAACAGATATGA
- a CDS encoding O-antigen ligase family protein, with the protein MNHYKSQINKAVSGEHLLHLAFYAFLLWIPIETLFVITSESGDNLTISRLLGYFLFIMALANYKICFNRFPLVFWLTFFFITTYIVSILWIPANMTEEAVQSIATLMQMFVLFIISLNLFRKASFRESVFRIYGWWTTIVAAAMLWGDLGIDYSDSGRLSMGLENPNVLAGTFAIGVACIVNDKKLFVAKLFILRLCLNLMAFTVLMLAIIKTGSRGGLIAALAGIIALGLCGGKTNRTAKNLFISAVSIGVLGYLILQEFGSGGLTAIRLINTWDTGDTAGRTIIWKAAWDMILSKPLLGYGCYNNFVELGNNLGLYTGRDTHNLFLAVLTSVGLIGGLPFIYAILLTWFKSWRFGRMESNSIYFATMSTVIAINTSGTGYHQKIFWVVLAAAVASGLEYDSVKSNPRKISG; encoded by the coding sequence ATGAATCATTACAAATCCCAGATTAACAAAGCAGTTTCCGGAGAACATCTCCTGCATCTGGCATTTTATGCCTTTCTTCTATGGATACCCATTGAAACACTTTTCGTCATAACTAGCGAATCTGGCGATAATCTTACAATTTCAAGACTGTTAGGCTATTTTCTATTCATAATGGCACTGGCTAACTACAAAATATGTTTCAATAGATTTCCATTGGTTTTTTGGTTGACATTCTTTTTCATCACAACCTATATCGTTTCGATACTCTGGATCCCGGCCAACATGACAGAAGAAGCGGTACAAAGCATAGCTACACTCATGCAAATGTTTGTCCTCTTCATAATTTCACTTAACCTTTTTCGAAAGGCAAGCTTTAGAGAATCCGTTTTTCGCATTTACGGCTGGTGGACAACTATCGTGGCTGCCGCCATGTTATGGGGCGATTTGGGAATCGATTATTCAGATTCCGGCCGATTGTCAATGGGGTTGGAAAACCCTAATGTTTTAGCCGGAACATTTGCAATAGGCGTTGCATGTATTGTGAATGACAAAAAATTATTTGTGGCAAAACTCTTTATACTTCGTCTATGCCTAAACTTGATGGCATTTACTGTGCTAATGCTGGCAATAATAAAAACAGGATCGCGTGGAGGATTAATTGCCGCACTTGCAGGTATTATTGCACTGGGCCTTTGCGGAGGCAAAACAAACCGCACTGCAAAAAATTTATTTATCTCAGCGGTAAGTATTGGCGTTTTAGGCTATCTCATTTTGCAAGAATTTGGCAGTGGAGGATTAACCGCCATAAGATTGATTAACACATGGGACACCGGTGATACCGCCGGGCGAACAATCATATGGAAAGCCGCTTGGGATATGATTTTATCAAAACCATTGCTCGGCTACGGTTGCTATAATAATTTTGTGGAATTAGGAAATAATTTAGGGTTGTACACTGGCAGGGATACTCACAATCTTTTTCTGGCGGTATTAACTTCTGTGGGATTAATCGGCGGTTTGCCATTTATATACGCCATATTACTTACTTGGTTTAAATCATGGCGTTTTGGCAGAATGGAAAGCAATTCAATATATTTTGCAACAATGAGCACAGTAATTGCAATAAATACATCTGGAACGGGGTATCACCAAAAGATATTCTGGGTGGTTTTGGCAGCTGCTGTTGCCAGTGGGCTTGAATATGATTCAGTAAAATCCAATCCGAGGAAAATTAGCGGATGA